DNA from Elaeis guineensis isolate ETL-2024a chromosome 2, EG11, whole genome shotgun sequence:
TGAAGCATCACACGCAAACCATAAATATTCCAGTGAAGCATCAGTACAATGACATGCATGATGATCTAATCTTCCAAATTTTTGTTCAAAAGATGAATTCGGTACTCTCCAGAACCTAAGAAAAAAAGACATTTCCAAATGCCCCGATACAGCTACAATTTTACTTGCTATCTTAAAAGGACCCCATACGTGATGATAATGTGTTGGCCCAACCCATGTAAAaatcccagcccatgtaacaaagcccaaaaaaaaaaaaaaaaaaaaactgaggaCGAAGACTCCCAACTTCCCTAAGTCCGATCAGGAGAAGAACTCCCCGGAGCCATCGAAAATCTTTGGGAATAACCCTATAAATCCCCCTTCTCCCCCTCAAAAGCCAGCCTCGACCAGCCGTGAgatctccctcttccttctcccgAAATTCCCCGTTGAAGCTCCCGACCCTGTTCTTGTGTTCACCttaatttctcgccggaaacctCACCGAAGCCGAAGGTAAGCTCCGaccctccttcttctcttccttctcctccttcctatgGCCTTGcacaccctcgccggccgtcgggatcgACGGAAAACTTATGAATAGGGGTGGCCCTGTTCTTCCCCTGTTTGGCCgagcctttctttctcttttccggccaccggcgccgTCGATTTCGATGTCTCATCCCCGAGATCGGACTCCCAtccatctccctctcttctcttgagCACTTAGCCACCGGCGACCGGCCAAAAAGtcggaaatcatgaagaaaggggacggattcCCTGTTtttcgaagaaaaaaaaaagaagtctgcCGGCCGAACACCATCGCCGACCGGCTTCGCAGGATCGGCCGCCGTTGTCGGACCTCCGACCAAGCCACCATCTCGCCAAAGCCTGGGCCACcaaggggggacctcacggtcttcccctgtctcagccaagggaggccgcgggaagaaaagaaaagaagaaggaagaggaagaagaaaagaaaaagaaaagaaaaaggaaaaagaaaagaaaaaaggaaaaagaaaagaaaagggaaaaagaaaagaaaagaaaagaaaatataaaataaaaaaataataaaaaaaataacaataagaaaagagaaaaattctctctctcccctctttctccctctttctctctcttctctcactttctctctctctattgtctctctctaaaaaaggaaaaagaaaaagaaaaaaaatataataaaaaaaatacatgtgagagaaagtttctctcatctctctcttaagtctttctctctctaaaattggactttctctctctacattctctctccattttttctctctagattttcttcctattatctctctctagatctttttatctctttttatggattttgtctttctagggtcattctctctctctgattgcatcacagaccctaggagaaacttgagatgaaaatatgatgatctgagactgctccgaaattcgtgcagtagattagatcctgatccgattcttcttcgaaattgataatatcgatcatggttaatccatattaaatcatcctgatataaccccTGATGATCTTAATCATGATTatcacttttgaaggatatgaagattctctctccactttctctctctactttttctctcatgatcgactttctctctctaaaaaaaagggtctatgaatcctgatcgagtcatgcctttatcttttagaagctcatattgactctaacaagatgatccgaagttgctttgatatccgtgctgtatgtcaaccttatttgatcatatcaaggatctttcaaattcattattaaagaatcctattgattgatcttgaccttaattcgatctgtgcttcacgatttcttgatcaagtcacttaaatctgaccctcagatcagagactcTGAATTATCTTGGTATTTGGATggaccgacacatccggacaacaatcctctttccttatgatttaatcttattatatttatggaataaaaattgatgatgatttgatattttaaataggattagctgattcttttaataaagtctgaagatctaagatgaacgagataagtggatcttatgctccttatttattttttaaaaaaattatatttttatgtaaagaattgctattgatgaaatcataatttttcataaaataaagatcggcatatgtgatatgaaaaagcatgttttattatgagcattgatttcataaatatgtcttatgaaaatagcatgattatgaatcatgaatttcattgtttttccatctatgtatatgtatgctttaagaaaaagatataatgatttcaaaggctctcagatggctatgaatgaatcccttcgggaaggtcgacatccggagctagcatccacacgaaacatggccctgccagcggatataaaattggcacatgaattaagaactctgtcgattaagaaacatgactctgtcacgggtataatagtaacCTTagtacgaatatctgtgagcaatgttttgaaacatgacatgaatacatgatgaaaataatttacgattcatgattgtgaaatatacatgatttatgcatgcatgatgagtttataacttgttttgttatatgctctatgaaatactttattttgtattatctatcattttctaaatattgcattatcatgaaaaatttatgcttgatccgataaggaagcgcaagttctacttactggactagtgtagctcatattctttttattttctttttgtttgaacagagaaataaggttaggatcggcaaaaggaattcaagcttgaagattggcatagcaagctgaaaaatttgacaacagaagtttaatttattttataatcatgaatttgtagttatttatgaatgttgagattcgggttagtacttgcttttggatttagatgctctgaaccaatattgattcgattatttgatgaataatagaattgaattttttttatttgatgaattttagatgattatgatggattggcttcgtgttatcgtgggctccatccctcggtagcatggccatgttatgtcccgaatttggggcgtgacattttatggtatcagagcttaggttataatcattggagattatgatataaatgattaggatatgatagaataatatcagagcttaggtttaagatcattgagattataaagtgatatcaaaattttatgtatgatcaataggatgtgaccgagtggagtataatggataatatcagagcttaagattatgatcattaaggatgtgatagaatgatataaagtttaggttatgatcactagaaaatatgactttagtggtatttgagcttaaggttatcattattcgggattgtgactttagtgatatgtgaatttgaggctaagatcatgaggaacatgatagatataaaagaaaggattcaataatttgatttcgaatcaataggcattatgatgaaatttatgcataagtggcatatgatgtctataatagaattgacgagtgatatcctagatttcaattagcaaagTTGATCTGAGCACGAGAAGtattgaccctagaatgaagtgggaagtattgatatattatgttggatATATTTggatgacattggaatgctaaacctatacggataaaggacatgataactttgctgattttaatgttaatcctttaaatctaaagatattatgagatacgttagttgtaaataaggaaggattttactgataataaatggatgctagagagaaaatctatctgatcaaggaaagactcaaagcagcacaggatagacagaagagttgggcagatagaaaaagaagagaattaaaatttCACTTCagtgatcatatttttctaaaagtatcacctactaagggtgtcatgaggtttgggagacatagCAAGCTAAGTCCGCGATTTattagaccttttgaaattttgaaccgagtaggagatgttgcttacgaactagctttaccaccataattatctaaagtgcacaatgtctttcatatttcaccactaaaaaaatttgtacctgatccaaataacATGTTAAAGTATgaaccattgcaagttcatgaagatctaacctatgaagaattttttctctgaattattgatcgaaaagaacaAGTTCTAAAGACGGCGCATCAttccgtatgtaaagattcattgaagtaatcatgaagagagagaggccacatgggagcttgaagataatatgaagatgagatatccacacttatgtgaaaatgaaggtatgttaaatttcgaggacgaaatttttttttaagaggggAAAAATGTGATGGCCCAACCCATGTAAAaatcccagcccatgtaacaaagccccaaaaaaaaaaaaaaaaattgaggacgAAGACTCCCAACTTCCCTAAGTTCGATCAGGAGAAGAACTCCCCGGAGCCATCGAAAATCCCCGGGAATAACCCTATAAATCCCCCTTCTCCCCGTCAAAAGCCAGCCTCGACCAGTCGTGAgatctccctcttccttctcccgAAATTCTCCGTTGAAGCTCCCAACCCTGTTCTTGTGTTCACCTTAATTTCTCATCGGAAACCTCAACGAAGCCGAAGGTAAGCTCCGACCCTCCTTCTTCCCTTCCTTATCCTCCTTCCTATGGCCTTGcacaccctcgccggccgtcgggatcgACGGAAAACTTATGAATAGGGGTGGCCCTGTTCTTCCCTTGTTTGGCCgagcctttctttctcttttccggccaccggcgccgTCGATTTCGATGTCTCATCCCCGAGATCGGACTCCCAtccatctccctctcttctcttgagCACTTAGCCACCGGCGACCGGCCAAAAAGtcggaaatcatgaagaaaggggatggattccctgtttttcgaaaaaaaaagaagtctgccggccgaaccccatcgctgACCGGCTTCACAGGGTCGGCCGCCGTTGCCGGACCTCCGGCCAAGCCACCATCTCGCTAAAGCCTGGGCCACcaaggggggggacctcacggtcttcccctgtctcagccaagggaggccgcgggaagaaaagaaaagaagaaggaagaggaagaagaaaagaaaaagaaaagaaaaaggaaaaagaaaagaaaaaaggaaaaagaaaagaaaaaagaaaaagaaaaagaaaagaaaagaaaatacaaaataaaaaaataataataagaaaagagaaaaattccctctctcccctctttctccctctttctctctcttctctctctttctctctctctattgtctctctctaaaaaaagaaaaagaaaaagaaaaagaaaaagaaaagaaaaatgtaataaaaaaaatacatgtgagagaaagtttctctcatctctctcttaagtctttctctctctagaattggactttctctatctacattctctctccattttttctctctagattttctccctattttctctctctagatctttttatctctttttatggattttgtctctctagggtcattctctctctctgattgcatcacagaccctaggagaaacttgagatgaaaatatgatgatctgagactgctccgaaattcgtgcagtagattagatcctaatctgatccttcttcgaaattgataacatcgatcatggttaatccatattaagtcatcctgatataacccctgatgatctcaatcatgattgtcacttttgaaggatacgaagattctctctccactttctctctctactttctctctcatgatcgactttctctctctaaaaaaaaaggtctatgaatcctgtatcgagtcatgcctttatcttttagaagctcatattgactctaacaagatgatccgaagttgctttgatatccgtgctgtatgtcaacctcatttgatcatatcaaggatctttcaaattcattattaaagaatcctattgattgatcttgaccttaattcgatctgtgcttcacgatttcttgatcaagtcacttaaatctgaccctcagatcagagactctgaattgccctggtatttggatggaccgacacatccggacaacaatcctctttccttatgatttaatcttattatatttatggaatagaaattgatgatgatttgatattttaaataggattagctgattcttttaataaagtctgaagatcaagatgaacgagataagtggatcttatgctccttatttattttttaaaaaaatcatatttttatgtaaagaattgctattgatgaaatcataattttttataaaataaagatcggcatatgtgatatgaaaaagcatgttttattatgagcattgatttcataaatatgtcttatgaaaatagcatgattatgaatcatgaatttcattgtttttccatctatgtatatgtatgctttaagaaaaagatataatgatttcaaaggctctcagatggctatgaatgaatcccttcgggaaggtcgacatccggagctagcatccacacgaaacatgaccctgccagcggatataaagttggcacataaattaagaactctgtcgattaagaaacatgaccctgtcacggatataatagtaACCTTagtacgaatatctgtgagcaatgttttgaaacatgacatgaatacatgatgaaaatgatttacgattcatgattgtgaaatatacatgatttatgcatgcatgatgagtttataacttattttgttatatgctctatgaaatgctttattttgtattatctatcattttctaaatattgcattatcatgaaaaatttatgcttgatccgataaggaagcgcaagttctacttactggactagtgtagctcatattctttttattttctttttgtttgaacagagaaataaggttaggatcggcaaaaaaaattcaagcttgaagattggcatagcaagctgaaaaatttgacaacagaagtttaatttattttataatcatgaatttgtagttatttatgaatgttgagattcggattagtacttgcttttagatttagatgctctgaaccaatattgattcgattatttgatgaataatagaattgaattttttttatttgatgaattttagatgattatgatgaattggcttcgtgttatcgtgggctccatccctcggtagcatggccgtattATGTCTCGAATTTGGGGCGTGATAGATAATTAATTGAGATGACGCGAAAAAATGTATATGCAAGGTAGGCAATTTAGAGAAAATTGCTACTCATGTGGCCTCACATACACCTGGAAATTTATTATGGACAAATTTTTGACTGTTAGTGCGTGCTTTTTTACAAGAGTCGAGATATTCAAGCCTGTTTACATTACAGAACTTTCGGATAATCTCTGTGCTTGTCAGTTCATGTACAAACAAGAACAAGCACAATCATGTACTTGCATTAGCCTGAATCAGATCGTGTACAGAAAAAACACAAAGATCATCACTGTTGATTGACTACAGCCCTTGTCTTCTCAGCCAATACTCCTCCCTTTGCATTGGTGAGCAGAAATCTGGAAGCAACTCATACAGCAGATGAAAACACTTCGCCAAAGTAGTCACTTTACTCACCAGGAACTTTATCATCCAAGAGAAAGGATGCTCCACAAGCTCCCGTTGcagatgactctttctccaagCTGAAGAATGAGCAGTTCTGAAATGCATCGAGGCTACTGGCTATTAAACGACTCAAGCCACTGAGACTATCTCCAAATCCGAGATCTTGGCCATGATATCTAGGGGACGGTATATCCAAGTCCAATGGACCTAAAGAATCTGGCTGCACACAGAAAAAACAATCACGTTACTCCATCATTGGAATTACCTAAGAACCTCAGAGAAATATCAATATTCAGAAGAGAATGAAATACCCAATAAATGTCTTGGAGGCAGGGATCCTTTTGAGGATTATCTCTGTCGTCAAAAGACAAGTCTTTGTCAGATTCAGGTTCAGCAGTCAAACATTCCTGAGAAGGATCATCTGCAGGTCTGGATTCAGCAAGTTCCTGCCAAAGACAATAAATAATAAACATGCCAGTGAAACTGATAGCCGTTCTTCCGTGAATAAGATAATTATTGCAAACCTTAAGATAATCCTGGAACCCTAATGAACTTGGATAAGTAATTTCTCTGCAGGCTTCAACAGAGGAATTGGTTGAAGGCTTGGAACCATCTTGCTGCATAGCTGGAAAGGAAAATTCATCACAAGTTTCTTCAGCATTCCATATAGATGCATGGGATGCCTGCATGGTTGGTGGCAGCAACTGATGACCAGATATATGAGCAGCAATAGCTGCATCAAATGAATCACAGCTAAATTGTATCTGCTGAAGACATGAAACACTTGCTCCAGCAGGGGAATTCAGACAGCCGTCCTTAGCAGCTTTTGATGCTTCAGATAACAAGTCCCCAACACTTATGTTGGTTAGACTATCAGCCCATTCTCCAGCAGACAGTATGACACATTTCATTCCCGCATTAACCTGCAACAGGTGAGCTCCATATTTCACAAATTATGCTGTGTTGAATACATGCAGCTGGAGAATCGATTAGAATAAATTTTAATGGAGGTAAACAGAAATACCTCATCCTCCTGTTGTGGTCCACCACTCAGATCTTTAGTTTCTTCTCCACTCGTGGAGAAAGGTGATCTTCCAGAGTTCTCTGGAAGTTCATCCATAGGTTCGACACAGTTAACTTCATTCATAGGCTCAGgaggatcaatatttgatgttgcAAGAGCTATCACAGATGTTTGTTGATCTTCTGATAACTGCTGAGGTTGACCAACGAATTCCGTGATAGGTGGAGCATCAGCATTGATGCATTTCGCATCGGGACCATTCATTATGTTATTCCCATTGAGAATGCCTTTAGACAGCATGCAGTTCTCAGATTGAATATCTGGAGAAGGTACATGAAAAGTCCCTGACCTCAATTCTGCACTGGAGAACCAGCCATACCTTGACAGAGAAATTAGTGTCAGTAAGACATTGTGCAATAAGTTAATTTCAGAAAGACATTTTGCACTCTTGGCAAGATGATAGCATGCTTAGCTTAGTATGCTGCTATGTAGATAATTGTATACCTTAAACGAAAAACAGCTGGACTACCAATGGTAGCATACACATCAGCAGCACTTGCAGCAGTATCTTTGATAGTCCACCTTCGGCAACTTGCTAATTCCACCAGCTGAACATTATAGGGGAAAAGCATGAGTTCTCCAGATGCAATGCTTGAGTTGCCCCATTTGCGATTGAGATGGTCTAGAACCGATGATATCTTTTTCCGAGCACTTAAAGTGAGCTCCAGATGTGGATTGTGCGCATCCTACGGTGTCAGAAAAGATAAGACCATAACCACCATTAACATAATTCAACAATTTAGAAATCAATATAGATCAATGAATCCAATGTAGGTTCTGTTCTACCAAGTTAGGTCAGTTTTTGCTGTCCCCAACAACATGCAACAAAATACATGATTTACCAATCAAAGAGGCCTTCTCAAGGATAGCCCTTGAATGAAGCAAGCAAACATGTAACTAAGAAGTTTCTATCCACACAAGTAGGCAATGGATGGCATTTTTCAAACCATTTCACCAAGGATTATGATAGAGATGGACTAAAAACTTCTGATTTTACAGTCAAATATGAATTGAAAAGACCCATCTGAATTATCATCATACCTTTTCCAGTGCTTTGCGGGTACCTTCATCTATCGGAAATAACTGCAGCTTCAATTTCACATGAGGTTGCATAATTGTTTCTTTAATCTGATGTGAGCAAATTTCTACCAATATTCACACAGCATGGACAGCATGCAAAATACCAAAATCAGTATTATTCTGGCTAGGAAAAGTGAAGGCACCAAAGTTGTTAATTAATTCAGTCCAATTGAAGTCCATACCATTATTACTATTATACATCTCTTTCGGCAACATATTGCAGGTTCCTCCATCAGAAAAACCATTTCTTTCATTGGCTGCTCGCTCCAACTGTTCAGCAGCATCAGCAACCAAGGAAACACCAGCCATTGCAGCCTCTTCCCAGCTTCTATATTCAGCAGAGGCAACAACACCTAGCCAACCAAGAGTAAACAGATTCAAAGTTATCCACGTATTAAGCTATACAACACAATTCAATCATAGACTAAAGCTAGAGATTCATTATGCAATATCACTGACAATCAGAACATGCCATGAAGCTGGACATGACCATGGATTAATGAAGAGGCTGAACGCAGAAATTAAAATGTAAATGAGAACATTTGGAAACCACCTGTTCTTCGTTTTTGCTTTGCAGTTTTCATGCTAGAGTCTCCTTTGCTGAAATTCATGTTTGCATTAACATTGCGCTTGAAGGAAGCCCCTTTAGTAGCTCCTACTTTATTAGTGGTTTGAGCATCAACAGTTAGCAGCTTCAGTGAACGAGCATCATTCCCTGGTGCCCTACTGACAACTTGTGTGGAAGGTGTAGATGAATAAATATCTCCATGAGGACGCCTTCTTTTAGTTTTGTTGCGGTCCTTTAAAAGTTGATTTTCCTACAAAGCATATTTGTTTGTTCATATGCTAAAAAAAAGAGTTTACCTACATATTCTGATGAAATTAAATATAGCTCAAATAAAGAGAACAAAGAAAGGACTAAAAAACTAACCAAAGCTTCTACAAATATTTTAAACCTCCGAGGCTTCAAATGCAATTTGGAAGCAGTGCAGCTATACTTTTCAAGTAAAGACCACCTGTAAAACAATAAAGATCTTAATGcttctcattttttgatgcaCAATGAAGATAATTGGCCTGGACAAGTaaaaaagaaaattgaaaaaGCCATAAATTATTTAACAGATGATATATTGTCAAGTCAATTAAAAAAAGTTATTAAAAAACTTGGCCAAATATTTTACAGTACACCAAAGTCTTTACATATTTCACTTGATTTCGTTTCAATAACTCAACTAAGCAAGGGAAAATCCATCTAAGCATGTTCCATTCTATTTCATTTTGATAACTGATCTAAGAAAAGACCAATTCATCGAAGCATTTTCAATCTATTTCATTTAAAATACCCatctaatcaagaaaaaaaaggcaCGTCTCAATAAAAACATGAGTCCATTATCTCAAGGTGTACCTTACCCATCATAATATCAAAGCTTTAAACAAACAATGTAGGTTAAGTCATTAGAGCTTGAGGTAAATGTGTGGTCGAGTAGTACTAATGAATCTGAGAAAACATCAAAATATTTagctgtaaaaaaaataaaacaatagtttTGGTTGGTCCTGGCCAAACCAGCTTGAACTGGCCAAGAATAACTGAATCCAAAAGTTTGGGTCGATTTTGGGTCAGTCTTGGCAGAAACCGATCTGTTTAGGTCAAGATGTATTGGTTTCAGCTGAAACTTTAAACCTTGCTCATTGAAAGCTTGGCTGAATGCTCACCACTCTTTTTCTTGTGTCTAATGTCTTTTGATTGTACATGTCTAGCTTTTACAAGTAAAGAAAAATAATCCCAGGCAATATGTTTATTTGGAAgatatgaaaagaattttcaatCATGAATGATTAAACATAAAAACGGATCATTTTTCTCATCTTGGCATGCTATGGATCAACTTATGAAATAAtattgaaaggaaaaaaaattcttacaattattaatttttaaaaattatctgataTCATGCAAAagcaatcaaaattttataagcCAACAATGCTTGAAGACTAAATTTTGACAAGAATTTATCTAATGTAGATACTTCAAACTATGGGTTCTTGATGTGCAAATGATTGATGGGCTCAGATGCTACGTGAGATGATAACCCTTGATGCTTCATATCATCAAAACAAGATGGAATAATGCTTGCATGCCAACATTGATTCTTTAGAGAAGGGAACCAAGTACTATAGCaaccccccccaccccccaatTAATACCAAGATATGCAACAAGTGTGGACATGTTGCTGAGTCAGCTTTACAAAACTTAAGCATCCACCCAAACACTTTGTCATTCCTGTTATGTACTATAACAATGGAAAGAGTATTTGCAACTTAGGGATCTGTGAATATTGACCTAATATGCACatcataaacaaaaaaaaaatagttaccaCCGAAGCATTGCAGCATTGGTATCTTTGGAGTTTTTTGCATCAAGATAAAAACCAGGACCCAGAAGCTTGTTCATGCGTCTCACGAGGCGATAATAATAATGCCTGACCTGCATATCAAATAGTAAACATTGAAACACAGATTAAGAAATTAAACTCCAAATTCATCATACTTTTGGTGCATAGACATGACTATCAGATTTAGTGAAAACTCATGCATtggaagatttaatttttatcaatatataaaaaatataaacttaaaaATATGAAGCACAATAATAGTGCGTGTGTGTCTATAGTAATGAAATGTTATTAAATTAATGTACTCTAAGGTTATGATAATATTGAAAGGAGATAATTCTACTGGCACTAGAAAAAAAATCCATGATTTTCATAATCTTCGTTGTTTCTTATATTTGCATCCATGAATACACAAGTATGGTGACATGCCAAATTAAGACAACAATCTTAATAAAGAAGCTACCGGATACTAGAGTTGACCAAATGACTCTCCCAAACGAGGCGTCAAAGACAAGGTTCAGCATATTTGGACTATGTCTATACTAAAGTTTTAAGGTGTAAGTGTAATATGAGGAATGACCTTAAGTGATGCACTAATCAATTGGACAGCATGATCTAGGATGTGAACTGCCAA
Protein-coding regions in this window:
- the LOC105046378 gene encoding TSL-kinase interacting protein 1, which encodes MKISTPMGSQVDMELRTPLAEHVLMKEADFAFPSSSPMTVATQKPAKKPTRQWAAWTRQEEENFFNALRQVGKNFEKITCRVQSKNKDQVRHYYYRLVRRMNKLLGPGFYLDAKNSKDTNAAMLRWWSLLEKYSCTASKLHLKPRRFKIFVEALENQLLKDRNKTKRRRPHGDIYSSTPSTQVVSRAPGNDARSLKLLTVDAQTTNKVGATKGASFKRNVNANMNFSKGDSSMKTAKQKRRTGVVASAEYRSWEEAAMAGVSLVADAAEQLERAANERNGFSDGGTCNMLPKEMYNSNNEICSHQIKETIMQPHVKLKLQLFPIDEGTRKALEKDAHNPHLELTLSARKKISSVLDHLNRKWGNSSIASGELMLFPYNVQLVELASCRRWTIKDTAASAADVYATIGSPAVFRLRYGWFSSAELRSGTFHVPSPDIQSENCMLSKGILNGNNIMNGPDAKCINADAPPITEFVGQPQQLSEDQQTSVIALATSNIDPPEPMNEVNCVEPMDELPENSGRSPFSTSGEETKDLSGGPQQEDEVNAGMKCVILSAGEWADSLTNISVGDLLSEASKAAKDGCLNSPAGASVSCLQQIQFSCDSFDAAIAAHISGHQLLPPTMQASHASIWNAEETCDEFSFPAMQQDGSKPSTNSSVEACREITYPSSLGFQDYLKELAESRPADDPSQECLTAEPESDKDLSFDDRDNPQKDPCLQDIYWPDSLGPLDLDIPSPRYHGQDLGFGDSLSGLSRLIASSLDAFQNCSFFSLEKESSATGACGASFLLDDKVPGE